The Xylocopa sonorina isolate GNS202 chromosome 11, iyXylSono1_principal, whole genome shotgun sequence genome includes the window AATTTGTATGCTTCCGCTACCAATATTCCTATCTCTGAGTCTGTCCAATTTTGAGTAGGCAGGTTCTGTAGCATTAACATCAGACCCTAAACAACAGTGACACACCACCttcacctttttttttcctaaTTAATAATCAGAAGGAAAGTTTACATTCGGCTGTAACGTTATAATTGAAACTTACCTGAAAATCAGGCTGCAAGAGGAGATGACGTCTCCACCGGAGGAGGAACGCAGCGCATACGTAAAGTTGAAACGAAGCAAATCGGTCAGATTCCGCTAGATAAGTATCCCAAAGACGAATCGTACAATGAAGAGGAATCTCTCTTGTTAGCAAATTATTCATCCATCGGAAGGAAAACTGTAAATAATCTACACCATGTTGATGTAAATGTTGATGCAAAGGCGCTGAAAGAACGATAAATACGTGTACGTGTACGTGTACGTGTATGTATGCGTGCATGCGTCCCGATCGACGATCGATCGGGATTTATTTCCCATCGAGCATGCAACGTCAAACATACCATCGATTCTCTGTATAAGTTCTTTCAACTGATTTACTTTGTGCTGAATGCCTAGTTGAGCAAAAATATAATTATCTTGGATACCGTCGAGAAACTTAGACAAGCACCAAAAACTATCTGCCTCTATAATATCCCGTTGCTCTTTTTGTAATGTCGCGACATCGTAATTTTCCAAGTCGTGCCATGCCGATACAGGTACTGCTTCTTGTAAAAATACCAGAAAGAAAGGTGTCACTAGATCGTTCATCCCCTAGAGAAGAAAAATCACGCACATAGACATAAAGGGATTGAAAGGCAGGCACGCGTGTAAACACGTACTTGAACGTATCCAGAAGCGGGGTGTCGAATCGCCCAAATATAAAGTATTCTTTCAAAGATTAATTGCACCGCTGTCTGCTGAAACAACGAAATAAGCGGTGACATTCTTGGAATGTCAATGTGAATCTGACGATATGTATCTTGGAATCCTTCGTCCCTTTCAGTATCATAATATTGTTTCACTAAATTCCAATAATCTAAACGTTTACGTTCTAACACGTGCTGCCTTCGCTCTAAATTGGCTGGTAAATACTCCTGGATTACGGATgaaaagagagggagaggggggaaaaaaaaaaaaaaaaaaaaaaaagaaaaatggaaaAATTCAGTGGTTTTCTGCGATTTATCGGTAATCTTACATCTTATAGACGGAAATAATACGGTATAGTTTACCTTTCTTACTTACAGACAATAACCTCCATGTGACGGAACGCAGCCTAGCTGGAATACCTGACCATGACAACTGTCTTAATTCGTCCAAGTTTAATACAGAAGCTTCCAAAAGGGACTGAAACTTGTCTACTTTACTCACGCCGTCTACAATCGAAACGACAAATGATGAAAAGAAAGATTGTACCGAGAAGCGAAAACAAGTATAGCGCAAACATTTATTTAACGAGCACCTTGTTCCTTGGAAGGTATGAAAAATTTAGTGGGGGCGTTTGTTTGCCTCAACGGTTGCGGCCTGCCCGGGAATTGCGTCGGTTTATGTTGCGGGGATGCACCGTATCTAGTGTCCGTATCTTCCGTAGAGTGTTGGCTGTTATTCACTCGCGAGTGTATCGACAAATTGGCATTCCGCAAGTGCAACGGTTGGACAGCTAATCTTTGGAGTGCCTCTGCCCGCTTTTCCTCGGGTATTATCTCTTGAACACGCTGGGTAGATTTCACATTCGTCCCCAAGTCTATGCACGCTTTTCTTGATCTATGGCTATTAATAACACTGATAGCAGCGGAATGGCTAACACGTTTTGATATTTTCACATCCGAGACGGTACAGAACTCGTCGTCTCCCGAATCCCAAGCATCGTCGACGCTCTCTTGAAAATCTTGGAACgacgtagacgtacctccgctaCTTCCAGACACGGTCCCACCGCTGCTAGATATCGTACCGGCGGAACCGCCGGATACCTGTACGTTACCACCTAATTTACCAAGTTTACCATCTTGCTTGGGACTTGGCCTTTTATTATGCGTGTAGAAATTTTTAAACGATTACAGCACAAGAATGGACGGTACGGTCGAGATAAGAACATTGCTGGAAGCAAAACTTTTTACTACATACCTGCCTGGAACGGCGCGAGTATTCTTTTTCCAAAAGGATTGATGCGTTTGATAAGCTTGACCAGGATGACTTTGATTTTCCATAATTATTACAAGCTATGTTAACTGGCATCTGTCACCTTTACGAGACTATTGAAAATGTTACGCGAGTTCTTCATCCCCTTTAAAAGGTTTACTGCAACAACATAATAAAATTGAATCAAACGGACGTTGAAGAAAGAAAGATAGTGTCAAAACATGAATCCGTACACCATGGCTTATTATAGAAAAATAGGTTATGTGCGTTAGATTGAATAGATTTCGGTTTGATCGTAATTAACCAAGAGGAAAGGGGGGAATAACATTTTTAGCGGAGAATAAACGAGTTAAAGAAAGATTTCGGGTGAAATAACGTTGAAAGTATGGAAGACTGCGCATAAAGCGCATCAGCGATTCCTTACATTTTAATTGACAGCTAACTTCGATGGTACATGGTAAAAAGAAGTAATCCATTATAAACTGTACGTCATGGCTTTTTTCGTTCAATTTACCGAATACACAAGAAAGAGTAAGAAGCTGGCTGTAAAAACTGTTGACCGATCCATGAATGTAGATGCTCTCACTGTTTTTGACGTACTACAACACGTCCGTACCAACTCTGCACTAGTGCTGCCATCGAGGAAACGTACACTATCTACCGTGTACGCGTACTTACCGTACGCGTAATGTACGCGTAGATATCGTTTGGAATCTCCCTTAAAAGTAATGTAaaataagaagaaaaaagaaaaaaaaaaagaaaaaaaaaaacgaaacacTCCGATCGTGACATTTCCGACCGCGTCGTTAGAAAGCGTGAAGATTATCTGCTGTGGTGTGTCACGTGTAGTATCGCAAGAGATACTTGGGTAGTGCATACTTACGATAGTGCTACTTTCATACCTACATAGTTACGTCAACTCTTCTCTCTTCGAAACTTGTTCtacgaaaatgtaataaaaagaagaaataccGTAACCGATATATTAATATCGCGACGTATAGTAGTACACGTATTTGCACGCGCGCGCGGTCACACTCGCATTCACCTAACATCTACCAAATACATGGAAACTGACCGGGTTATCTTAGAAATGGCCACGAATAAACGTTAGTTTCTATATTTTTCGCGTGAATCTATTCGTCGTTCTGCTGACGTTTCATGGATTAATGGTAAGCTACTATCATTTATACCATTTTAATATAGGATTACTTTTATAATTTATAGAAACATTAGCCACAGACTAATTCATTTATACTTTTTTTACCAATTCGAAAAAGTTATTATTTCTTTATTCTATAGCGTTTAAACTTACGCATTGTACGATAAAATATATACCATTCTAGCCAAAGGTAAATATTTGATAACGTTATAGAATTCTTTATctatgttttttttcttttttttcaaaaaTATGTGTAATTTATGATCGCTATCAGAGTACGATAATCCACAAAACGATCGATAATACGatgtattatttttttcaagcaTCTTTCAAATAATTCATCAACATGTCAGATATCGAAGAAGACGAGGTACGTGTATCGGTTTGAtctaaaagttattgtaattaccACAGCAATGTCCATAGGCAGTGTTCTAATGAAAATTTCTTCCGACCGCATTTTAGTTTCAAGATGCACAAGAATCTATACCGCAGTAAGtacgataaaaaaaaatacattaCTCTCTCGCGTTATTAACGATTTATGCATAAAATTAATGATATCGAACAATGTTTTCAGGCTTACTTCCATGGATTTGGATACGGCGATAGTAGAGGCAAAGAAAGCTATACATTATTTTTTTAACAACGATTTCGAGGAAGCCCGTAAAATTATGGAGCCTTGGGCTGGCAGTAGCATGTACCATTCTTTAGGGACGAGCGTATTTGCATTTCTCGAGGCTATTCTTACATTTGAACAAGTATTGAGTATAAACAAACATATATtccgatatatatatatgcgaaAAGCGATATCCTTCGGTAATAGATTGTAACGTGTAATGCTTAGAAACACATTGAAAAGGCTGCCGGAGCTGTAAAGCAGTGCATGAGCGTGTGCTTGAAACAACGTAAACATGTCACGCTAACGCAAAATATTGGCAAAATGGTCAAGAAAACTAATTACGATGCTTACACAATTGGTAACGTATATGCACACGTATTTGCGTATAATGTACCGTGAAAATGATTATCCGAAAAGCGTGGAATAatggttaaaaaaaaaatttaattaaacgtgTTTGCGCCGCCGTTGGCTATTATCGTTGATAAACGTAGCAGACAGCACGCAAGAAACTACAGAAAATTACTATTGCAGAGGAAGTGCACGCGGAACTCTGTTACGCTGAGTCACTTCTTTTAAAGTCGATGCTTACGTTTGTGGAGGACGAGACTTTGGTCAGTTTTGTCAAAGCTGGATTGAAAATTCGCACCTGTTTTCTGTCGTACAAGTAAACAAACAAAATGACAAGAGtaaattttttatttcgtttcaGATTGCATTCATCGATTGTTCTGTTTCAGGGAATGTTTAACAATTTTAAATAGCCGCAAATGGGAAACGGATGCTCATAAAATACATTTCGAAAGCGGTGTCCGCACGGGTATCGGTGCATTTAATCTGGTATATAAAACTGTATCTCTTATTTAAGAAAATTGTTCGCGTATCAAGACGTTTATACATGTTAGATATTTTTTATAGATGATCTCGCTGTTGCCAGCCAAGATTATAAAACTCTTAGAATTTATTGGTTTTTCGGGTGACAAGGTAAAAGACCGGTAAAAGAACGGTAAGGTATCCGGGGCGGGGAACCGATCTTTCGGGAAATAATGTTCGTCGTACCGTTTCTTTCTGTCGTTCAGGAGTATGGTTTGACCGAATTAGAAGCCGGATATAAAGAAAGAAGAGGATTGCGACACGTGTTGTGCGCAATGATACTTTTGGCTTACAATCTACTGGTGTCGTTTGTTCTGAGTCATACGGACGGTGATCTGGACTGGTGTGAAAAAGTTTTGGAAGAAGAGCTAAGCCTTTATCCAAATGGTGTATGGTTTCTATTTTTTAAAGGGAGATTGGAGTTAACGAGAGGGAACTTTGAACATTCCTTGGAATGGTATACCAAGTCTTGGAAAAGCCAAGAGTTGTGGCCTCAATTTCATCACATTTGTTTCTGGGAATTAATGTGGGCACACTGTTCGTTGCAACAATGGAACCAAGCCGCAATGTTCGCTAGTATTTTAGCGAAAGAATCAAATTGGTCGCGCACCATTTATTTGTATCAGAGAGCCGCGATACTCATCATGCAAAAACCATCGACGCAAAGCGAAGAGAAACAATTGATCGACACTTTGATGATGCAAGCGCCTGCTCATAAACAACGTATCGCAGGAAAGTCATTGCCGATGGAAAAGTTTgtaattaaaaaaactgaacgtTATTTTGCTCAAAAAAAAAGTCTAGTCCTTCCTATATTTGAACTTATGTATGCATGGAATTTGTTTCGCATAGTAGGCAAACGACAAGACTTGACGCTAAACATATTCAAAGTGATCGAGGAAGCCGAGAAGGAACTCGCGAGAGTTTCGTAAGTTGACACGGTCAATTTTCTCCCGTAACATATTTACTATTCGTAATAGTATAATACTTTCGTAACCTTTCGAGTACGTTTTAGAAAAACAGAGTTTCACGCGGATAACGAAGCTCTGCTGTTGCTTCTAAAAGGGGCCTGTTTACGACAAATGAAACATCCATTGTTAGCTGAGAATTGTTTGAGACGTGTCCTCGAGTTGGACAAATCTATCAAAGAAGATacctatctacttccctatgcGACGGTAGAACTAGCCTTGTTGGCGCAAGATCAAGGAAACATTCAACTCGCTATCGGATACTTGGAAGATGCCAAGTAAGCCATACACTCTATCGTTATTCTCGCGCAAGCAATTATCTTTACCTTTTATCTTGTGTTATAGAAGCCTATTGTTACAGAAAAAATTTTACTGGATATTTACTGGAATCCAGGTTACACTTTCGAATTCACTCGGACCTCATGAAATTGACCGGGAAGAAGCCCGAAGATATTGTATTATAGTGTAACATCCGGAGATCATCGGAATCTAGATTATCACGCTAGGAAAAAGATTTATTACTGCCAATAGCGTCACTATTGCAGTCTCTTGGGTACTCTTCATATATACTGTTCGTTTCCTTTTCTTCTAGACCCACATCTTTTCGTTTTTCTACCAATTTCTGTTTGGTAATTCCATCTATTACCACTTTCTTACTTGCTGACAAGTATCTTTAATTATACATTAACTGGTTGATTCGTATCTTTTACAATATGTATTTACGGTGCACATGTTACAACTAGTTGAAAAAGTTTAGGAAAGTATTTAagaattaaattattttttcaatttaaattatttttactATGAAATATATTATAGTAGTGAAGTTTTTATAGActatgcctctctctctctctctctctctctctctctctctctctctctctctctctctctctctctctctccctctctctctctctctctctctttctttctttctctcctctctcccctccccccccccttccTCGGAAATTGATGTTCGATATTTGAAAAGATAAAAGAAACTGTGCTACAAGTTTGCTATCGGAAAAACAATGAAAGAATGATGCTACAAGAAAAagcgagacagatgataccgaccttaccctagaacccgtggcgccgtCTCTGTGAAAAGCGCTCAAACTGCTCgtacagcgttatcgacagcgaagtgaactattcGACGACTACTGGCATTAGTTTCACTGCctctcgcagagatggcgccactagttagccgagttcacttcgctgtcggtaacgctgtgcgagcagtttgagcatttttcacagagatggcgccaccggtTCTAGAGTAGAGTCACCAtcgtctgtctcactctttcttatagctttcttgtatgtctttctctctctctctctctctctctctctctctctctctcttacctctaaagcgggaaatatagaatgaattagaataaaactactaaaatatagaataaactCGAATGAAACTATTAAAGTGTAGAAAATTGATGAACGAACGGCATTGGCAGGCGGTATCAGCACTGGAGAATTTCAGTAGGTGTAATCCTGGTGATATCCCTGTGGGGTTACTGGTGCTTTATCGAGTGTGTTACGCGATCTGCTGTGTTGGCTGGGTACGTTCGGAAAAAGTTATACGCTGCTGTTGATAGGAAGCATTTATAGTTAGCAGCATTCAAGGAGAAAAAAGAGCATTCGACTAATCACTATTAAACGAAATACCGTAGATCGGACTACTGTGTAAGTTTAAGAAAGCTTTACCACTCGTATGTGCATCGTTGGTATTTCTCTCAACGATAACCCAACTTATCTAACCTTAACCGTTTTCTACCATCTTTAAGCCGGCTTTCTGGAATTCCTTTTCAATCTATTATTAATTTACAAGGAATCGAAGAAATGCTAGTTTTGCGATCGATGCACCATTTACAAATTGCAGAACCTTTCGTTTTGTTCAGctactaaattattatttattcgtGTTACAGAGAGATTTTATCTTACAAACTAAAAAGTAGTTGGTAATGTTAAAGCACAAGTGTTCTATCGCTAGTAGAATACTTACGACGGTTATGCGTTCAGGTAAATAGATATTAtacgaaatgaaagaaaagtctGTACGATAACGTATTATGCATATGCGTATACAGTGCAGAGAGTGTATATAGACGATAAAGAATAAAGGAACAGAGACTGTTGGAACTAGCGCAATGGCATTAGATGTGCAAGGTTCTCTGAGAGAAGCCTTGTATGAAACATTAACCGGCATTTTGTCTCCTCATAGAGAGACTCGTCAAGCAGCAGAACAAAGAATCCAAGCGTTGGAAGTTACAGAAGAATTTGGTATACACTTGACAGAATTTGTAGTGGATCCTAATGGGCATTTACCTATCAGGCAGCTAGCTTCTGTATTATTGAAACAATACGTAGAAATACATTGGTCTTCTGTGGGTGAAAAGTTTCGGCCTCCCGAAATAAAATATGCAACCAAGGAGAAAATCAAGGAATTACTGCCGTTAGGACTTCGCGAATCAATTAGCAAGGTAACCAACGAATAAACGTAGAATGTAGGATGAGTTACGGATGTACAGATCGAGGCGTTTTATCTGGTTCTGTTACGTATAAGGTACGCACGGCAGTAGCTTACGCGATATCGGCCATTGCACACTGGGACTGGCCTGAAAATTGGCCAGGTTTGTTCGATATACTTGTTAGCTGTTTAAGCGGAGAGAGCGAGTACGCCGTTCACGGAGCAATGAGGGTTCTAACTGAATTTACTTCCGATCTTACCGATAATCAATTACCTAACGTGGGACCAGTGATTCTTCAAGAAATGTACAGAATATTTCAAagcgaaaatgtaaatgcgctgaCTCTCTGtgtttcttctcttctcttctcttctactTTCTACCGTATTACCGCCAACAGTAGCGTTCATTTAGTGTGGTTTTTCCAGCAATACTCGATCAGAACCCGTGGCCGTGCGGTCGAAATTTTTACTACGATCACTACATTGGTCGCTGTGACGGGAGTTTATCAAAAAGGATTTACAGAGCAATATCTACAGCCGGTTATACCCATGTTTTGCGAGAAATTTGTTCAGTGTTTGCGAGTGCCCGACGGCACTACCAGCGACAGTGGATTAAAAACAGATATTATAAAAGCTATTAATTGCCTAGTCACCAGGTTACCGAAATACGTGTCCAATTTTATACCCGAGATGCTACCGCCCGTTTGGGAAACTTTAACGCAAAGCGCGAAACTATACCAAGAAGGTTCCGTGAACGGTGAAGGGGATACAAACGAGAGAGAAGTCGATTCGGACGGTAAtcatttttttcctttctcgTTGAAAAATGTGTTTTACACTACCCTCGTTATATATCGTCTCTGTATCATCACTGTGTACAGGtgaaataattaatttcaaCAATTTGATTATTGCGATATTCGAGTTTATCCATTCTATCGTGGATCGTAAACGGTTTTCGAATCTTTTGGATAATTTGCTGCAAGAAGTGATGTATTATTTAATCATTTTTATGCAAATAACCGACGATCAGATCGTATTATGGACAACTAGTCCCAACCAGTTTGTCGAGGAGGACGATGTGTTTGCGTATAATGTTCGAATTTCTGCACAAGAGCTCTTGACCGTAAGTAAGTTGCATCGCGCATTTAATATCTATATTCTCTATACCTTTAGCGGTTTGTTCGCATCGTAGGCTTTGGTAAATTATTCGGAGGAAAAGGCGGTGAATGCGCTCTGCGAAGTTGTGACGCGTCACATCGAAGCGACGAACAGATTGCAAGCTGCGAACACCGGTGACGGAAACAGCGAGACATGGTGGAAATTACGGGAGTCGTCCATTCTAGCGTTAAGCAAAGTAAAAGATGCCGTGATCGAGAAACAACAAGCTGGAATGCTTCGATTCGATATAATTAGATTTTTAGACACGGTTGTCCTAGCGACTTTGAAGGATTCAGGTATACGACTGATTTTCATTCCCGTCCGCTGGtcgtatatatttattatatatttatatcgtATATATTTATTCACGTGTTTCTGGATTTTTCAGGAGCGCCTCCGTTACTTCTTGGCCGGTGTTTGTGTGTCGGTGGTAAATACGCCGAAATAATGCCGCCAGAAATGAGTTCACGTTTTCTAGAAGCAACGGTTAACGGCTTGCAAGAGAATCAACTTTCGTGTATTCGTATCAGCGCGGTGAAGGCTATTTATTGGTTTTGCAAAGCATCAACCACAGAGAACGTTAGTACTCTGGGTAATATTATACGATCTCATTTACCGAATGTATTTCAAGGAGTTTTCAATCTGGCCAATCAACCGTCCACGGAAATTTTGATTCTGGTTATGGAAACGCTGCAAGTGTTGGTCTCGGTAATCCTATTTCACCTTTCGTCTCTGTTTCGCACCTTTTTCCGTTCAAACAACAGTGAAGTAATTCTCGGCAACGGTACTTTTTTTCTTATTGCCAGTTGGATAAAGCGTTCACCGCTTCGGTAGAAAATAAAATTTGCCCGTTAACCATCGCTGCATTCCTCAAGTTCTACAGCGATCCTGTTATCTTAGACTTGTGCCAAGATATATTCAAAAGTTTAACTCTGAATCCTGACTGCATAGGACCGTTGCAAAGTCGATTGATACCGACGTTAACCAGCATGATGGCCGTAACGCCTATGAATAAATCAAAAGACGGTAAATAATATAACATTGCTCGCGATAACGCGCATATACACAGCTACCGCATTCTGTGAAATTTCAGAGAGATGTCGGGACGTAGCTTTGGACGTTTTGCAAGTGTTGGTGCAATACTCTCCTAAACCATTGAGCGGTGGATTGATCGAGACAGCTTTCCCTGCCGCGTGCCATTGTATTTTGAATTCAGAGGACAACGAAACATTACAAAGCGGCGGGGAATTGATACGAACATACCTAGCCGTCGCAGCTCGGCAAGTGACGGCGCATCGGGATAACGATGGTCAAACGGGTTTACAATACATTCTACAGATCGTCGGTCAGCTGCTGAATCCACAGGTCGGATCACATCACGGAGTCACATCGTCTGGTGTACGCTGCCGTGTGAATATTAACGGGGTGCGTTTCTATTTCTAGTCGAGCGAGTTTACAGCGACTTTTGTCGGGCGATTGGTGACAACGTTAATTAGGAAAGCCGGTAATACGTTGGGCGAGAATCTCGATCTATTACTGAAGGCCGTGTTGAGTAAAATGCAGCGAGCTGAAACTTTGACCGTGGTACAGAGTTTGCTCATGATATACGCTCATCTGATAAATACAGAGTTTGACGCTGTCCTAAATTTTCTGTCAACCGTACCCGGACCGACAGGGCAGAGCGCTCTCGCTTTCGTGCTCTCCGAATGGGTCAGCAGGCAACATCTATTTTTCGGTAGATACGATCGAAAAGTGGCAACGGTCGCGCTCTGCAAGATACTCGAGTACGGCGTTACTCACGGTGACAGCCGATTAAACGAGATCACGGTCAAAGGAGATGAAATATTCTCAGGTTTGTGCTCGAGGCGCCTTTATCCTTCGTGAAAAAATAGAGAATGTTTGCTCGTTCGCTTTTTCAAAACAACATCTTCTTTCTACTgcttttttttccctttttttttctctctttttcttttttatttcaatCGGTACAAGGATATCGATCAAATGTTTACTTGAAAACAGCCAGTTACCACTAATTTTAATTCGAGAACACGTAGGAAACGAAGAAGGCGTCAGGACTAGAAGTAAAGCCGAGTCACAGCCTTATCAGTGGACCACTATACCAGTTCTGGTCAAGATATTTAAACTGATAATcaatgaattgtccaacgatatCGAGGCGGTTACCGCCAATCAAGAAACGGATGTTAGTGATTTGA containing:
- the Ipo9 gene encoding importin 9; translation: MALDVQGSLREALYETLTGILSPHRETRQAAEQRIQALEVTEEFGIHLTEFVVDPNGHLPIRQLASVLLKQYVEIHWSSVGEKFRPPEIKYATKEKIKELLPLGLRESISKVRTAVAYAISAIAHWDWPENWPGLFDILVSCLSGESEYAVHGAMRVLTEFTSDLTDNQLPNVGPVILQEMYRIFQSENQYSIRTRGRAVEIFTTITTLVAVTGVYQKGFTEQYLQPVIPMFCEKFVQCLRVPDGTTSDSGLKTDIIKAINCLVTRLPKYVSNFIPEMLPPVWETLTQSAKLYQEGSVNGEGDTNEREVDSDGEIINFNNLIIAIFEFIHSIVDRKRFSNLLDNLLQEVMYYLIIFMQITDDQIVLWTTSPNQFVEEDDVFAYNVRISAQELLTALVNYSEEKAVNALCEVVTRHIEATNRLQAANTGDGNSETWWKLRESSILALSKVKDAVIEKQQAGMLRFDIIRFLDTVVLATLKDSGAPPLLLGRCLCVGGKYAEIMPPEMSSRFLEATVNGLQENQLSCIRISAVKAIYWFCKASTTENVSTLGNIIRSHLPNVFQGVFNLANQPSTEILILVMETLQVLVSLDKAFTASVENKICPLTIAAFLKFYSDPVILDLCQDIFKSLTLNPDCIGPLQSRLIPTLTSMMAVTPMNKSKDERCRDVALDVLQVLVQYSPKPLSGGLIETAFPAACHCILNSEDNETLQSGGELIRTYLAVAARQVTAHRDNDGQTGLQYILQIVGQLLNPQSSEFTATFVGRLVTTLIRKAGNTLGENLDLLLKAVLSKMQRAETLTVVQSLLMIYAHLINTEFDAVLNFLSTVPGPTGQSALAFVLSEWVSRQHLFFGRYDRKVATVALCKILEYGVTHGDSRLNEITVKGDEIFSGNEEGVRTRSKAESQPYQWTTIPVLVKIFKLIINELSNDIEAVTANQETDESDDDDDDDNNDDDDDGGGGGEEGDGENAYLDPGYETTLMLEEAANEVAEGEEDPELLQDSIYHLNLSQYLRDFLLNFSSHHCFPVYIQHLNIPERKVLTSLNINASFIQ